The genomic window CGCGACAGCTCGCTTTTCTCATCAATACTAATCCGGGTAGGCGAACCGCTAATAATGCCTTCGTAGTTGCGGAACGAATCGGTAATTTGCGGGCCGGTGGCGCTAATTGTATACTCGCGGATGCTTTTGTCATGCCAGGAACCGCGCATCTTAAATACATTTATTGCCCGTGACATTTCGCCACGAATTTCTACGTATTGCAGCATCAAAATTGTATCGGTAATTGTAGAAATATGAGAATCAGTAATAGAATTTGACCCCATAAATTGCTCGGAGGTATTTGTAAAAAATCCAGTGATTTCTTCTTGTTTGGCGTAACCTGTTACCCCAATTACAAATTGTCGAAAAGCATTGTTACTAACTCCCCGTGCTAAAGCCGAAAGCGAATCTATCGCAATTCTTGATGGCTTAAATTCAGCAATTTCTGACTTAATAATTTGTAAATGATCTTCTAATCCCGTTGATTCGGGGTAAGCACAAATAATTTTTAGTAACCCTTTGCGCTCTAATTCCTCAAAATCTATTCCCCAGGAATAGGCGTTACGCGATAATTGAGCGCGGGACTCTTCGTAAGCAAATACCAAAGCGCGATCGCCATTTTTGCAAGCATTTTCTAAAAACTTACTCACTAACAAGGTTTTACCCGTTCCCGTCGCTCCCGTTGCTAAAATAATTGAGTCTTTAAAAAAACCGCCGCCGCACATTTTATCTAAGGTTTCTACTCCCGAAGATACCCTAACATTAGATGATCTTTGGGTTAATTGCATTGCTCCTAAAGGAAAAATATTAAATCCTTCATTGCTAATTGTTAAAGGATACTCGCCTTTCATATGTGTAGAACCGCGCAACTTCAAAATCTCAATTGTGCGGCGGCGACGCTCTCCTTCTAAAACATTGCGAACAATAGTTACATTATCTGATACAAATTCTTCAACTCCAAATCTGGCTACCGGCCCGTATTCTTCGGTGCGCTCGGTAGTCATAATTGTGGTTACGCCAATTTGTTTTAGCCGCGCTACCAACCGAAAAATCTCTCGCCGAACTATAGAGGATGCTTCGTATTGTTGAAATAAAGCAGTAATTGAATCAATAGAAACTCGTTTAGCTTTATATTTAACAATCGCGTATTGCAAACGTTCAATTAATGCTGAAAGATCGAAGCTTCCTACTACTTCTTGTCCTTCGGGATCGGGAGAAGCATCTAATATAAATAGCTTACCGTCATCAATGGGCTTTTGTAAGTCCCAGCCCAAACCCCAAGTATTCTTAATAATATCTTGAGGAGTTTCTTCAAAAGTAACAAATACTCCCGGTTCATCAAAAAAAATTATGCCATTGTAAAGAAATTGTAGAGAAAATAAAGTTTTACCTGTGCCAGATGTGCCGCTAACTAACGTTGTTCTGCCAATGGGTAAACCGCCCTGACTTATATCATCAAATCCCTCAATCATTGTCCGCAGTTTCTGTACGCCTTTATTAGGCAATACTTGAGAATTTTGAGTTTGACTATGCTCGTTCATTTTTTATTAAAGTATATAATTAATCAGATTCGCTTAAAAAATAGTTACACCTAAATATTAGTCATTCTTCCTGATCTTCTTGTAGTTCTTCGTAAAATAAGTTCAAGCCAACTAATACCTTTTCTCGATCGGAAAGGTCACCAATAATTCGTCGTACTGGTAGAGGTAAAACTTTAGATAACGTTGGTATTGCTAAAATTTTGTCCTCCTCAGCTATGTGAGGATTTTTGATTATATCAATAACTTTGAGCGAATACACTCCTGGAAATTCTTGCTCCATAATATTTTTTAGCATTTTTAAAGCCCGAATAGAATTAGGTGTATTACCAGCAACGTAAAGCTTGAGAACGTAAGCTTTTTTTAAAGTATTCATGGGGCAGACAAATAGAATAAATAACTAACCAATAGCAGCATAATTAGATGGATGGCAACGATACATTTCACACAAATGCGCCAAAATTTCAATTAAAGTTAGCCGATAATCAAGGAGTATTTCTTCACTTCTACCTTCCAATTTTAATTGTTTAGAAAAATCCTCTATTAGCTCCAAATGAATTTGAATAACTTGCGGCACGGGAATGTTACTAGAAAAAACTTTATCTGTAAATTCGTCAATCTCAAACTTTACATTTGGGCTAGTAAAGTAGCTCAGAATAATTTGCCGATAGTCCTGTTTTAAACTTTGCAAAAATTTATTTTGCTTGTCTACAGACATTTGCTGAAATAATGTTTGGTTTTGCCCATTTTGATAACTAAAACGCTCCATGAATTTTTATTAACAAATTTTAAGCCTACGTTGTTATACTTTGAAAATTTTATAGAAATTGAAGGACATAAAAACTTAAGAAATTATTAATGTAAAATAATATTTTTGCGAATATATCTGTAAATAAAATCAAAATAGTTATTTATTAGATAATGTTACAAAAATATGTTAAGTCCCTAGCAAAAATTGTCAAAATTGAACCAATAATACATTGTATTTTACTATAATTGCTAAATGCGATCGCTCCTAAATAAAGATATGATCACAAAAAACGAAACCAGTCATCAAAAATTTAGCAGTTATTGCCTTGTCAGAGGTAGCATTTACTATACCAGAGAGTATAGAACCTACGTATTACCTCGATCAAAGATTTGCGGCACTAGATGATGTCAATGCTAACCATTAAACTAAGCAATTTCCTAGCGATCGAACCTTGGTGTGAGCATAAAACGGCTATAGCAGCAGTAGTAGAGGTATTGACAGTTAGGGAATGCGATCGCCTAGTAATAATTAATGCCCAGCAGCAACCAATAGGAATAATTTATACGACTAGACTCAATCTCCATCTAAGTGAATTGTCAAAAGCTAAAAAACAGCGTTTGCTAAAATCCGCACTTCAAGACAATCCTAACTTAGTAGAACCTTTAGAGGTATTGCCTGGAGATTGGAGCTTAGAACAATTTACCCTGCACTTACAAAAGCAAAACTATTCTAGCAATAGAGAATGGGCAGTAGTAGACGCAGACGCTAAATATTTAGGATTAGTAAATAGTTCGCTATTGTTCCAGTATTTAGGCTCATCAGCGTCGGAAAACAGCTTTGTCAACCAACTGGCTTTAGATTTTTTAATTGAGATCGTCAAAAAATTGCCTTGGGCGATTGTATTACAGACAAGTTTAGGAGTACAAATCGCTCAATCAAAATCCTGGCAAGAACACTTCGGCTGGTGGAAAGATTCGGGTGCTATCCGGCAAGAAATAACAGATATTCTAGATTCCACAACGCCAAACGTAAGTACACAAGTAAATCCACTGACGGACGAACTACCGCCTAGTTTTAGTCGCTGTCAGTTGGGAACAAAGCCCCATACTTGCGTTTGTGTTTGCCCAACAGCAGATGGAAAAGAAAAAGTATGGGAATTTATTAAAATTTCGCTGACTAACTCCACTGAAGATTTATCGCTATTAATAGCCAACGACATTAGCTATCAACAGCAATTGGCTTCGGAACTCTCTGCCAAAAATGCCGAACTAATTGGGTTGAACCGCCTCAAAGACGAATTTTTAGCTTGTATTAGTCACGAACTAAAAACCCCGATTACCGCCGTCATGGGGCTATCAACTTTATTAAAAGATCCGGCTTTAGGGCAACTAAACGATCGCCAAGCACGTTACGCGGGCTTAATCAACCAAAGCGGTCGTCATTTGATGGCGGTAGTAAGCGACATTCTAGACCTAACGCGGATGGAGACAGGACAGATAAAGTTGAACCTAGCACCTGTAAAGGTTCTCGCTATTTGCGATCGCGCTCATGAGCAAGTCAAAAGCATGAATTTTAAAGCTCAGGACTCAAATTCGACCGAAACTATCGAGGAGCATCGATTTACCTTAGAAATCGAACCAGGTATAGATATCTTCATTGCTGATGAATTGCGCCTGCGTCAGATGTTGGTAAATATGCTTAGTAATGCCTACAAGTTCACAAAACCAGGCGGCGAAGTTGGTTTGCAAATAAATCGCTGGGAAGGCTGGATTGCTTTTACAGTGTGGGATACGGGTATTGGTATATCTGAAGAGCAACAACACTTAATCTTTCAAAAATTTCAGCAACTAGAAAATCCCCTAATTCGTCAGTTTGAAGGTGCGGGCTTGGGACTTGTATTGACAAGAGCGCTGGCGCGTTTGCATGGCGGAGATGTAACTTTTTTATCTAAGCAAGGAATTGGTAGCTGCTTTACTTTACTACTACCCCCAAGTCCTCCCCAAAAAAGCATCGCGGACGAGCAAACAAGTCTTAGAAGTTATCCGATTCGCGGACAAACCCCCACGGCTCCTGCTTTTTTATCGCTATCAAATGTGGGGCTAAAAACAACACTCCCTTCGGCGGTGCAATTGCGCCCTAACCCATTGATATTGGTAGTCGAGGCTGCACCTCAATTTGTCGAAAATCTTAGCGAACAGCTAAACACTTTGGGCTATCGGGTTGTTGTTGCTCGTTCGGGAACTGAAGCTTTGGAAAAGTCACGGAGATTGCAACCTGTTTCTATATTTCTCAATCCAGTGTTACCTCTGCTTTCCGGTTGGGATGTACTTACCCTACTTAAAGCCGATGTTGCTACTAGCCAAATTCCTGTAATTGTGACGGCAACGGGGGCCCAGAAAGAGCAAGCATTATTGAATCATGCAGATGAATTTATGATCCTCCCGGTTCAAAACCAAAACTTGCAGCAAATTCTCAATCGGTTTTGTTCGATAGCGCCGATTTTTGCGCCAGAAGATCGCGATCGCCCTCGATGTGATTTATTAACAGTTTTGTGGTTGGTAACTCCTTTTGAACCTTCTTTGTTAACTTCAAGTTTGCTGCAACTTCATCACCGGGTGATTGAAGCCGATGACTTAGAGCAAGCAGAGTTATTAGCTCGGATTTGGCAACCGAATGTTGTTGTGATCGACGGTTCAATTTTGAAACCTTTAGATTATGTTCATCAACTTAGCAAACACTCTAAATTAAAACGTTTACCTTTAGTAACATTAAATGCTGCTACAACAGAGGCGGCAAACCAAGTACCAGGACTAATGGTGTTTCCTTGCTTAAATACAGATCGAGATGTAACAGTAAATTCTTTATTGGCAGTTTTGCAGGTGGCGGCGGGTATTAGTTGGCAACCAAGCTTGTTGATCGTCGATATTGCTAGTTTGCCTGACTTAATACCGTTAAAAGTTGGAGAAGATGTTGAATCTGCGCCTAAAAAAGAGTGGTTTCAAGCTTTAGTTCAATATTTACAAACGGCTGGATTCCAAGCAACTATGAGTCAGTCATGGGCGGAAGTGATGCGCCAAGTTCAATCTTCTGCTTGTAGCGTCGATGTAATGCTAATTAGTTTAGGCAATAGACCTTTTACGCCGCAAGCAATTCAAGCATTTATTGCTTTAAGTAAACAGGAAAATCTACCACCAATTTTGGTATTGGATAAGCTAAATCAAGATAACATCAAACCGCAATCTGTCCAGTTTCACCAGCCAGTAGAATCTAATCATAGCTATGTTTCAGAACAGCTTTCTACGGAGCAAACGTTCAAATCCGTTGATTTGGAAAATATTATCGAGGCGATCGCTACTCGCATCTTGCCACCTTCTCTATCAATGAAAGAATTATTAAACTATATTCACTGGGCTTTGATTGGGGATGAGTAAAGCCGACTTATTTAGTTACTCGGATAAGTCGATAAGCGCCAGCTTCTCCCAATTGCTGGGAATTGAAGGCGGGGGTTTCTAACTTGACTAGCTTTTTGGGTTGAGCTAAAACCATTGCCGAAAACGAAGCAGATTTAGTTGTTAGCAGTTTGTCTATGTAATTTATCCCCGCATTAGTTTCTTTGATGTAAGTTACGGGCAATTGACTATAAAATACTACACTCGGCTTTTTGAAGCCAATCATGACTAATTCTTCATTGGCTACGTGATTTGAAGAAGCGATCGCCGATAATTCTTTTAAGGGTACTTGCCTTGCTTCATCCATTAAAAAAGCCGCAGGCATCATCACAAAAATTACAAAGGCAATAAAGGCTACTATATTTAATTTCAGCAACCATTGCCCTTGACGACTTAGAAGTAAAGTCGCGCCGCCAATTCCACAAACTGCCCAAATTGCCCCACCGATAACAGGTAAACCCGATTGTTCCACAAGTTGGCGCAAGTTGGGGATAGCTGGATCTACACCCACTAATCCCGGCGCTAAAAACATTGCCACCGCTAGAATTAAAACTAATCCTACATTTAACCAACGGCTGATATAAAAAAACCTGCGGTATTTCCAACTAGGTTGATAAGGTATTGGTTCGCTCCAAGGTAAAGCTACTAAAAGCGCCGAGGCTGGCATTAGCGGTAATACATAGCTGGGTAGCTTGGTAACAGCGATCGTGAAAAAGCCAAATATACCCAAAAACCAAAATAAGGCAAATAAACTTAATTGATAACCCCGTTCTTGTTTTTGCCAGTGCGATCGCGCCTGTAACTTTATTTTAGTAATGGCTACGGGTAAATAAATCGACCAAGGAGCAAAACCTAAGAGAACCACCACAAAGTAATAATACCAAGGCGCAGAGTGACGGTTAACAACTCCTGTAAATCGTTCGAGATTGTGATAGCCAAAAAATGAATTGATATAATCGTTGCCATTACGGGCAATAACTAAAATAAACCAAGGTAGGGAAACCGCGCTAATTATTAATCCACCTACGACTAGGTGCATTTCTAGTAAGACTTCTCGCAGTTTACCCACATAAAACAAAAACGAGCCAATAATCAAACCTGGTAAAACAATGCCTACAGGCCCTTTAGTCAGAATTGCCAACCCAATTAAAATATAAAACGCCACATACCAACGTAGTTTTATCTTTGGCAAAGAATTGGCATAGCCGCAAAACCAACACAGCAGCGCCGAACCCATACACCCGCTTAAGAGCATATCTGACACCCCCGTTCGCGCCCAAACTATAGTTTCCGGGTTTAGGGCAATTATTGCCGCCCCAAGGGACGCACTTAGCCAATAGCGGCGATGTTCAAACTGCACCATTGGGGCGGAGGTATGCAACCCAAATAACCAAATAGTATAAAAACCCAAACCTACTAAACTCATCGCCGCCAACGCTGAAGGTAGACGCACCGCCCACTCATTTACCCCGACAACGTGATAAAACAGCGCCATTAACCAATAAATCAACGGTGGCTTATCAAAACGAGTTTCGCCGTTAAAAAATGGTGTAATCCAATCCCCGGTTATCTTCATTTGCCTAGCAGCTTCAGCAAATAACGGCTCGGTTTCGTCAATGAGGCTAATACTACCCAAATGCCAAAAGAAGGCTACTATACCCACCAATAGCAGCCACAACATCGCTAAAATTAGAGCTTGGCGAGGACGATTCGCAGTGTTGTTTAGCCAACTAATGAGAGGGCGATTTAGACGTTTTTTCATGTAGCAATTAAAATAATTAGCGATCGCAGGCAGTTTATCAGTTTTGTTTAGTCGATGGAAATTTTTAAGAGCTATTGCAAAGTTAAATGCCACCTAGAGAGTTTGGCATCCCAAATAGGTGCATCGCTCTCGCCGACTACAT from Synechocystis sp. PCC 7509 includes these protein-coding regions:
- the kaiC gene encoding circadian clock protein KaiC, translated to MNEHSQTQNSQVLPNKGVQKLRTMIEGFDDISQGGLPIGRTTLVSGTSGTGKTLFSLQFLYNGIIFFDEPGVFVTFEETPQDIIKNTWGLGWDLQKPIDDGKLFILDASPDPEGQEVVGSFDLSALIERLQYAIVKYKAKRVSIDSITALFQQYEASSIVRREIFRLVARLKQIGVTTIMTTERTEEYGPVARFGVEEFVSDNVTIVRNVLEGERRRRTIEILKLRGSTHMKGEYPLTISNEGFNIFPLGAMQLTQRSSNVRVSSGVETLDKMCGGGFFKDSIILATGATGTGKTLLVSKFLENACKNGDRALVFAYEESRAQLSRNAYSWGIDFEELERKGLLKIICAYPESTGLEDHLQIIKSEIAEFKPSRIAIDSLSALARGVSNNAFRQFVIGVTGYAKQEEITGFFTNTSEQFMGSNSITDSHISTITDTILMLQYVEIRGEMSRAINVFKMRGSWHDKSIREYTISATGPQITDSFRNYEGIISGSPTRISIDEKSELSRIVQSFKDTEG
- the kaiB gene encoding circadian clock protein KaiB — its product is MNTLKKAYVLKLYVAGNTPNSIRALKMLKNIMEQEFPGVYSLKVIDIIKNPHIAEEDKILAIPTLSKVLPLPVRRIIGDLSDREKVLVGLNLFYEELQEDQEE
- a CDS encoding KaiA domain protein; this translates as MERFSYQNGQNQTLFQQMSVDKQNKFLQSLKQDYRQIILSYFTSPNVKFEIDEFTDKVFSSNIPVPQVIQIHLELIEDFSKQLKLEGRSEEILLDYRLTLIEILAHLCEMYRCHPSNYAAIG
- a CDS encoding ATP-binding response regulator; this translates as MLTIKLSNFLAIEPWCEHKTAIAAVVEVLTVRECDRLVIINAQQQPIGIIYTTRLNLHLSELSKAKKQRLLKSALQDNPNLVEPLEVLPGDWSLEQFTLHLQKQNYSSNREWAVVDADAKYLGLVNSSLLFQYLGSSASENSFVNQLALDFLIEIVKKLPWAIVLQTSLGVQIAQSKSWQEHFGWWKDSGAIRQEITDILDSTTPNVSTQVNPLTDELPPSFSRCQLGTKPHTCVCVCPTADGKEKVWEFIKISLTNSTEDLSLLIANDISYQQQLASELSAKNAELIGLNRLKDEFLACISHELKTPITAVMGLSTLLKDPALGQLNDRQARYAGLINQSGRHLMAVVSDILDLTRMETGQIKLNLAPVKVLAICDRAHEQVKSMNFKAQDSNSTETIEEHRFTLEIEPGIDIFIADELRLRQMLVNMLSNAYKFTKPGGEVGLQINRWEGWIAFTVWDTGIGISEEQQHLIFQKFQQLENPLIRQFEGAGLGLVLTRALARLHGGDVTFLSKQGIGSCFTLLLPPSPPQKSIADEQTSLRSYPIRGQTPTAPAFLSLSNVGLKTTLPSAVQLRPNPLILVVEAAPQFVENLSEQLNTLGYRVVVARSGTEALEKSRRLQPVSIFLNPVLPLLSGWDVLTLLKADVATSQIPVIVTATGAQKEQALLNHADEFMILPVQNQNLQQILNRFCSIAPIFAPEDRDRPRCDLLTVLWLVTPFEPSLLTSSLLQLHHRVIEADDLEQAELLARIWQPNVVVIDGSILKPLDYVHQLSKHSKLKRLPLVTLNAATTEAANQVPGLMVFPCLNTDRDVTVNSLLAVLQVAAGISWQPSLLIVDIASLPDLIPLKVGEDVESAPKKEWFQALVQYLQTAGFQATMSQSWAEVMRQVQSSACSVDVMLISLGNRPFTPQAIQAFIALSKQENLPPILVLDKLNQDNIKPQSVQFHQPVESNHSYVSEQLSTEQTFKSVDLENIIEAIATRILPPSLSMKELLNYIHWALIGDE
- a CDS encoding ArnT family glycosyltransferase, which codes for MKKRLNRPLISWLNNTANRPRQALILAMLWLLLVGIVAFFWHLGSISLIDETEPLFAEAARQMKITGDWITPFFNGETRFDKPPLIYWLMALFYHVVGVNEWAVRLPSALAAMSLVGLGFYTIWLFGLHTSAPMVQFEHRRYWLSASLGAAIIALNPETIVWARTGVSDMLLSGCMGSALLCWFCGYANSLPKIKLRWYVAFYILIGLAILTKGPVGIVLPGLIIGSFLFYVGKLREVLLEMHLVVGGLIISAVSLPWFILVIARNGNDYINSFFGYHNLERFTGVVNRHSAPWYYYFVVVLLGFAPWSIYLPVAITKIKLQARSHWQKQERGYQLSLFALFWFLGIFGFFTIAVTKLPSYVLPLMPASALLVALPWSEPIPYQPSWKYRRFFYISRWLNVGLVLILAVAMFLAPGLVGVDPAIPNLRQLVEQSGLPVIGGAIWAVCGIGGATLLLSRQGQWLLKLNIVAFIAFVIFVMMPAAFLMDEARQVPLKELSAIASSNHVANEELVMIGFKKPSVVFYSQLPVTYIKETNAGINYIDKLLTTKSASFSAMVLAQPKKLVKLETPAFNSQQLGEAGAYRLIRVTK